The proteins below come from a single Ictidomys tridecemlineatus isolate mIctTri1 chromosome 8, mIctTri1.hap1, whole genome shotgun sequence genomic window:
- the LOC101974046 gene encoding olfactory receptor 2J3 → MMEKLNASSEGYFILLGFSKWPQLEVILFVVILIFYLMTLIGNLFIIILSYLDSCLHTPMYFFLSKLSFLDLCYTTSSITQLLVNLWGPEKTISYAGCIVQLYFVLALGTTECVRLMVMSYDHYAALCRPLHYTVLMHPLLCQSLALASWISGFTNSALHSFFILWVPLCGHYQVDHFFCEVPALLKLSCVDTHINELTLKFTTSIFALIPLFLILTSYGAIAWAALKMQSITKLQKDFGTCGSYLTVVSLFFIPALFIYLQPSTENSQEQEKFIALFYTIVTPSLNPLIYTLRNKDVRWVVRRLMERE, encoded by the coding sequence atgaTGGAAAAACTCAATGCTAGTTCTGAAGGTTACTTCATTCTACTGGGGTTTTCTAAATGGCCTCAGCTGGAAGTAATTCTCTTTGTGGTTATCTTGATATTCTACTTGATGACACTGATAGGTAATTTGTTCATCATCATACTATCATACCTGGATTCCTGTCtccacactcccatgtacttcttcctctcaaAACTCTCTTTTCTCGATCTCTGCTACACCACTAGCTCCATTACCCAATTACTGGTAAACCTCTGGGGCCCAGAGAAGACCATTTCTTATGCTGGTTGCATTGTTCAACTCTACTTTGTTCTTGCACTGGGAACCACAGAGTGTGTCCGATTGATGGTGATGTCCTATGACCATTATGCAGCTTTGTGCAGACCCTTGCATTACACTGTCCTCATGCACCCTCTACTCTGCCAATCCTTAGCTTTGGCTTCTTGGATAAGTGGTTTTACCAACTCAGCACTCCATTCCTTCTTTATCTTATGGGTACCCCTGTGTGGACATTACCAAGTTGatcactttttctgtgaagttcCAGCACTCCTGAAATTGTCTTGTGTTGATACTCATATTAATGAGCTGACTCTCAAGTTCACAACCTCTATTTTTGCACTCATACCTCTCTTCCTCATTCTAACATCTTATGGTGCCATTGCTTGGGCTGCACTGAAGATGCAGTCAATTACCAAGCTTCAGAAAGACTTTGGTACATGTGGATCCTATCTTACGGTagtttctctgttttttattccagcccttttcatatatCTTCAACCATCAACAGAAAATTCTCAAGAGCAAGAGAAGTTCATTGCCCTGTTTTATACTATTGTCACTCCCAGCCTCAACCCTCTCATCTACACCCTCAGAAACAAAGATGTGAGATGGGTAGTTAGGAGATTAATGGAGAGAGAATAA